From a single Miscanthus floridulus cultivar M001 chromosome 8, ASM1932011v1, whole genome shotgun sequence genomic region:
- the LOC136472417 gene encoding vacuolar protein sorting-associated protein 26A-like, translating to MEVGIEDCLHIEFEYSKSKYHLNDVIIGKIYFLLVRIKIKNMELEIRRRESTGSGSNTYVETETLAKFELMDGAPVRGESIPVRLFLTPYELTPTYRNINNKFSVKYYLNLVLVDEEDRRYFKQQEITMYRLLESPPAS from the exons ATGGAAGTAGGAATTGAAGATTGCTTACATATTGAGTTTGAATACAGCAAAAGCAA GTACCATCTCAATGATGTGATTATTGGGAAGATATATTTTCTTCTTGTCAGAATAAAGATAAAAAATATGGAGCTGGAGATTCGGCGTCGGGAATCAACAGGATCAGGCTCTAACACATATGTTGAAACTGAGACTCTTGCAAAGTTTGAGTTGATGGATGGTGCTCCTGTGAGAG GTGAATCTATTCCAGTGAGGCTGTTCCTGACACCTTATGAGTTGACCCCGACTTACCGCAACATAAACAACAAGTTCAGCGTCAAGTATTACCTGAATCTGGTCCTTGTGGACGAGGAAGATCGGAGGTACTTCAAGCAGCAAGAGATCACAATGTACCGCCTCCTAGAATCTCCCCCGGCCTCCTAG